One genomic window of Salvelinus alpinus chromosome 17, SLU_Salpinus.1, whole genome shotgun sequence includes the following:
- the LOC139542278 gene encoding natural resistance-associated macrophage protein 2-like isoform X2, producing MAQGEAVETTQTQRGAPSVFPEGQNGGTDVSSTYFHHKVPIPDDDSQMWFSFRKLWAFTGPGFLMSIAYLDPGNIESDLQSGAKAGFKLLWVLLGATVIGLLLQRLAARLGVVTGMHLAEVCNRQYPTVPRIILWLMVELAIIGSDMQEVIGCAIAFNLLSSGRIPLWGGVLITIIDTFVFLFLDKYGLRKLEAFFGVLITIMAITFGYEYVTVRPDQGELLQGMFMPYCEGCGPVQLEQAVGIVGAVIMPHNIYLHSALVKSRQIDRSSKKELKEANKYFFIESTIALFLSFLINVFVVAVFAEAVYGRTNIEVHDICNATGILHLDLFPMNNETLQVDIYKGGVVLGCIFGPAALYIWAVGILAAGQSSTMTGTYSGQFVMEGFLNLRWSRFSRVLLTRSIAITPTLLVAIFQDVTHLTGMNDFLNVLQSMQLPFALIPILTFTSLSSLMSEFANGLFWKIGGGVVILLVCCINMYFVVIYVTSLNSVWLYVLAAFLCIAYLGFVGYLTWLCLIALGVSCLDFTCRARDDTTVLIEQQPEFDS from the exons acacagacacagcgaggAGCCCCCTCTGTCTTTCCAGAGGGCCAGAATGGGGGAACTGATGTATCTAGTACCTATTTTCACCATAAGGTCCCCATTCCAGATGATGACAGTCAG ATGTGGTTCAGTTTCCGTAAGCTATGGGCCTTCACAGGACCAGGGTTCCTGATGAGCATCGCCTACCTAGACCCAGGAAATATAGAGTCAGACCTGCAGTCAGGTGCTAAAGCAGGATTCAAG TTGTTGTGGGTTCTTCTGGGAGCCACCGTCATTGGTCTGCTGTTGCAGAGGCTGGCAGCCAGACTGGGTGTGGTCACTGGGATGCACCTGGCAGAAGTCTGCAACCGCCAGTACCCCACC GTGCCACGCATTATCCTGTGGTTGATGGTGGAGCTGGCCATCATAGGTTCAGACATGCAGGAGGTCATAGGTTGTGCCATTGCAttcaacctcctctcctctggcag GATACCTTTGTGGGGGGGTGTTCTCATCACCATCATCGACACATTTGTGTTCCTCTTCCTGGACAAGTATGGTCTGAGGAAACTTGAGGCCTTTTTTGGGGTCCTTATTACAATCATGGCCATCACCTTTGGATATGAG TATGTGACGGTGCGTCCGGACCAGGGGGAGCTGCTCCAGGGGATGTTTATGCCGTACTGTGAAGGCTGTGGTCCTGTGCAGCTGGAGCAGGCTGTGGGCATCGTAGGGGCTGTCATAATGCCCCACAACATCTACCTGCACTCTGCCCTCGTCAAG TCTCGACAGATTGATCGTTCCAGTAAGAAGGAGCTCAAGGAGGCCAACAAATACTTCTTCATTGAGTCGACCATTgcactcttcctctctttcctcatcAACGTATTTGTGGTGGCTGTCTTCGCTGAGGCTGTCTATGGACGCACAAACATTGAAGTG CATGACATCTGTAATGCAACTGGTATTCTTCACCTAGATCTGTTCCCCATGAACAATGAGACACTGCAGGTGGACATCTACAAAGGC GGAGTGGTTCTGGGCTGTATTTTCGGCCCTGCAGCACTATATATCTGGGCTGTGGGAATCCTGGCAGCAGGTCAGAGTTCAACCATGACCGGGACCTACTCAGGACAGTTTGTCATGGAG GGATTTTTGAACCTGCGCTGGTCCCGTTTCTCCCGGGTGTTGCTGACCCGTTCCATCGCCATCACGCCCACCCTGCTGGTGGCCATCTTCCAGGACGTCACCCACCTGACGGGCATGAACGACTTCTTGAACGTGCTGCAGAGCATGCAG CTGCCGTTTGCTTTGATTCCCATCCTCACTTTCACCAGTTTATCCTCCCTCATGAGTGAATTTGCCAATGGATT ATTTTGGAAGATTGGGGGAGGAGTTGTGATCTTGTTGGTGTGTTGTATCAACATGTACTTTGTAGTCATCTATGTGACCTCTCTGAACAGTGTGTGGCTGtacgtgttggctgcttttctctGCATAGCATATTTGGGATTTGTGGGTTACCTG